In one window of Acidobacteriota bacterium DNA:
- a CDS encoding LemA family protein codes for MVGVAILVLLVILLVVVAIVVYTISIYNSLVRLKNDIDKAWANIDVLLKQRHDELPKLIETCKGYMQYEQKTFELVTEARSAYQKATTGSEKAQADNMMTGALKSLFAVAENYPELKANNDFMQLQGRISEIEERIADRREFLNDSVNTYNIRIQQFPDMILAGFMHLQPREFFKATEEDRQDVQVKFA; via the coding sequence ATGGTTGGAGTGGCGATCCTGGTTTTGCTGGTTATTCTTCTGGTTGTCGTTGCCATAGTGGTGTACACGATCAGCATTTACAACAGCCTGGTGCGGCTGAAGAACGATATCGACAAGGCATGGGCAAACATCGATGTTCTGCTGAAGCAGCGGCACGACGAGCTGCCCAAGTTGATTGAAACCTGCAAGGGTTACATGCAGTACGAGCAGAAGACGTTCGAGCTGGTCACCGAGGCCCGCAGCGCCTATCAGAAAGCTACCACAGGTTCGGAAAAGGCCCAGGCCGACAACATGATGACCGGGGCCTTGAAATCCCTGTTTGCGGTGGCCGAAAATTATCCGGAACTGAAGGCCAACAACGACTTTATGCAACTGCAGGGGCGTATCTCGGAGATCGAAGAGCGGATTGCCGACCGCCGCGAGTTCCTGAACGACAGCGTCAACACCTATAATATTCGCATCCAGCAGTTCCCGGACATGATCCTTGCCGGGTTCATGCACCTGCAGCCGCGGGAATTCTTCAAAGCTACGGAGGAAGACCGGCAGGACGTTCAGGTGAAATTCGCCTGA
- the queD gene encoding 6-carboxytetrahydropterin synthase QueD, which translates to MFEISVEYSFAAGHALRGYKGKCENVHGHNYKVRVTVGGEKLNSIGLLMDFSDLRAALKGLVERFDHHFLNDVEPFTEANPSAENLACYLGNELQRKIKDQGLSVSNVTVWETDSTSASYRPPSGSRVENGERS; encoded by the coding sequence ATGTTTGAGATTTCGGTTGAATATTCCTTTGCCGCCGGCCACGCGCTGCGAGGCTACAAGGGAAAGTGCGAGAATGTCCACGGGCACAATTACAAGGTGCGGGTCACGGTTGGGGGCGAGAAGCTGAATTCCATCGGCCTGCTGATGGACTTTTCCGATCTGCGGGCGGCGCTCAAAGGACTCGTCGAGCGGTTCGACCACCATTTCCTGAACGACGTTGAACCCTTCACAGAAGCCAATCCCTCCGCCGAAAATCTGGCGTGCTACCTGGGTAACGAATTGCAGCGGAAAATCAAAGACCAGGGACTGAGTGTCAGTAACGTTACGGTGTGGGAAACCGACAGCACTTCGGCGAGTTATCGGCCGCCGTCAGGCTCCCGGGTGGAAAATGGGGAGCGAAGCTGA
- a CDS encoding DEAD/DEAH box helicase, protein MVVKSRETAEKAPLERIFGSSGWLARHHPGFEYRPGQLEMAEAVESSIENGQHLMVEAGTGTGKTLAYLVPLIRSGQRVVISTGTKNLQEQLFYKDIPFIRKLFPKLRATLMKGRQNYLCRQKLYDIERQPVLNGLEEVDLYSRLREWESQTETGDRAEVDGLRDSSELWSRVDARRESCTGQKCPQFERCFITWMHQRAAESDLIIVNHHLFFADLALKQSDYASLLPDYSAVVFDEAHEIEDVATQYFGLKVSNYQMEELARDTEATLKVKALEGGEVLSAVRELRRRSELFFELFPAGDGRTNFDNRESFLEVHRGTHSALVNALIRLETELLGVKDRPEEINNLARRAVEIRQALEVVMESRDRTLVYWWERRGRGVFIEASPIDVSPILRERLFGQVRTVILTSATLAVGGTFDFLKRRLGLETAREKVLESHFDFARQAILYTPLHLPDPRSTDFASRAAGEIVNLLKATEGRAFVLFTSYQQMRAVYERVRRRLRYPMMMQGSAPRNALLEKFRSTPHAVLFATSSFWQGVDVQGQQLSAVIVDRLPFAVPTDPVVAARIRQINEEGGNAFVEYQIPEAVIALKQGFGRLIRSETDRGVLGILDHRIVKMHYGKIFFDSLPPYRRAGRLEEVSDFMQECL, encoded by the coding sequence ATGGTTGTTAAAAGCCGAGAAACCGCGGAAAAAGCGCCACTTGAACGGATCTTCGGGTCCTCAGGCTGGCTGGCGCGCCATCATCCCGGCTTTGAGTACCGGCCCGGCCAGTTGGAAATGGCCGAGGCGGTAGAATCCTCTATCGAAAACGGTCAGCACCTGATGGTTGAAGCCGGCACGGGCACAGGGAAGACGCTGGCGTATCTTGTGCCGCTGATTCGCAGCGGGCAGCGGGTCGTTATTTCAACCGGAACCAAAAACCTGCAGGAGCAGCTTTTCTACAAAGACATTCCCTTTATCCGGAAGCTGTTTCCAAAATTGCGCGCCACCTTAATGAAAGGCCGGCAGAACTACCTTTGCCGCCAGAAATTGTACGACATCGAGAGGCAGCCGGTACTGAACGGCCTGGAAGAGGTGGACCTTTACAGCCGTCTGCGCGAGTGGGAGTCCCAGACAGAAACCGGCGACCGTGCGGAAGTGGACGGGCTCCGAGACTCGAGCGAACTCTGGTCCCGCGTGGACGCCCGGCGTGAAAGCTGCACGGGCCAGAAATGCCCGCAGTTTGAGCGATGCTTTATCACCTGGATGCATCAGCGCGCCGCAGAGTCAGACCTCATCATCGTAAACCATCACCTTTTCTTCGCCGACCTGGCGCTCAAGCAGTCCGATTACGCCAGCCTTTTGCCGGACTACTCGGCCGTGGTGTTTGACGAGGCCCACGAGATTGAGGATGTTGCCACGCAGTATTTCGGCCTGAAGGTTTCCAACTATCAGATGGAAGAGCTGGCGCGCGACACGGAGGCCACCCTGAAGGTGAAAGCCCTCGAAGGTGGCGAGGTGCTGAGTGCCGTCCGCGAGCTTCGGCGGCGCAGCGAGCTCTTCTTTGAACTGTTCCCGGCGGGCGACGGCCGGACTAATTTCGACAACCGTGAGAGCTTCCTGGAAGTTCATCGCGGCACTCACTCCGCTCTGGTCAACGCGCTGATCCGGCTTGAGACCGAACTGCTGGGGGTCAAGGACCGTCCCGAAGAGATCAACAACCTGGCGCGGCGGGCAGTGGAAATCCGCCAGGCGCTTGAAGTGGTGATGGAAAGCCGTGACCGCACTCTGGTTTACTGGTGGGAAAGGCGCGGCCGTGGGGTTTTTATTGAAGCGTCGCCGATCGACGTTTCACCCATTCTGCGCGAACGCCTTTTCGGGCAGGTGCGGACCGTTATTCTCACTTCCGCGACTCTCGCCGTGGGCGGGACCTTTGATTTTCTCAAGCGCCGCCTGGGGCTGGAGACGGCGCGCGAAAAGGTCCTGGAATCGCATTTCGATTTCGCCCGGCAGGCGATCCTTTACACGCCGCTGCATCTTCCTGACCCGCGCAGCACGGATTTTGCTTCCCGCGCGGCTGGTGAAATTGTGAATCTGCTGAAGGCCACCGAAGGCCGCGCTTTCGTGCTGTTTACGTCCTACCAGCAGATGCGCGCCGTTTACGAGCGTGTGCGCCGGCGGCTCCGCTATCCGATGATGATGCAGGGGTCGGCCCCGCGAAACGCGCTGTTGGAGAAGTTTCGCTCAACTCCGCACGCCGTGCTTTTTGCCACCAGCTCGTTCTGGCAGGGTGTTGACGTGCAGGGCCAGCAGCTCAGCGCCGTCATCGTTGACCGCCTCCCCTTCGCCGTTCCTACTGACCCGGTGGTGGCGGCGCGGATCCGCCAGATCAACGAGGAGGGCGGCAACGCATTTGTCGAGTATCAGATTCCGGAGGCCGTCATTGCCCTCAAGCAGGGGTTCGGGCGGCTGATTCGCAGTGAAACCGATCGCGGCGTGCTGGGCATTCTTGACCACCGCATCGTGAAGATGCACTACGGAAAAATCTTTTTTGACAGCCTTCCGCCTTACCGCCGCGCCGGCCGGCTGGAAGAGGTCAGCGATTTTATGCAAGAATGTTTGTAA
- the der gene encoding ribosome biogenesis GTPase Der: MPKLPIIVILGRPNVGKSTLFNRIVGSRRALVGNEPGMTRDRIEGTAEWQGAHFTLVDTGGIIPQDHDLIATEILRHAQMAIDRAAHLVLVVDGREGVLPLDQELSNLLRKTGKPFSVAVNKIDLPMHAPLAAEFARLGVENTFPVSAEHGLGVDQLLNHVTAGLEPQAEVPDAPETPVRIAIIGRPNVGKSTLLNRLAGQERSIVTPIAGTTRDAVDVEVEHDGARYVFIDTAGIRRKGKTKLLAEKLSVIQARKHLEQADIALFIVDAEEGVVALDTHIAGYAHESRRSVVLVVNKWDAIQKGPTITRDYTQELRQRMKFLDYAPIAFISALKGQRLPSLWGLIADVAAARNLRIPTSQMNAFLKGLELWRLPSVHGRPLRIYYLTQAAVSPPTFIAFTNRTGKLHFSVERFLENRIREEFGFTGSPIVIKSRFHK, translated from the coding sequence ATGCCAAAGTTGCCGATCATCGTCATTCTCGGACGCCCCAACGTGGGCAAGTCCACGCTGTTCAACCGCATTGTCGGAAGCCGCCGCGCGCTGGTGGGCAATGAGCCGGGCATGACGCGCGACCGCATCGAAGGTACCGCCGAATGGCAGGGGGCGCACTTCACACTGGTGGACACGGGCGGAATTATTCCGCAGGACCATGACCTTATTGCCACCGAAATCCTTCGGCACGCGCAGATGGCCATCGACCGCGCGGCGCACCTGGTTCTTGTGGTTGACGGGCGTGAAGGCGTATTGCCTCTTGACCAGGAGCTCTCGAACCTGCTGCGGAAAACCGGCAAGCCCTTTTCGGTGGCCGTGAACAAGATCGACCTTCCCATGCACGCTCCGCTGGCTGCGGAATTCGCCCGCCTGGGTGTCGAAAACACCTTCCCGGTTTCGGCTGAGCACGGCCTGGGAGTCGATCAGCTTCTCAACCATGTCACGGCGGGGCTGGAGCCTCAGGCAGAGGTTCCAGACGCCCCGGAAACGCCCGTCAGGATCGCCATTATCGGCCGGCCCAACGTGGGCAAATCGACGCTGCTCAACCGCCTGGCAGGACAGGAGAGGTCCATCGTGACTCCTATCGCCGGCACCACCCGCGATGCCGTGGATGTAGAAGTCGAGCACGATGGCGCGCGATACGTGTTTATTGACACGGCGGGCATCCGCCGTAAAGGCAAGACGAAACTGCTGGCCGAAAAACTAAGTGTGATCCAGGCGCGCAAGCACCTGGAACAGGCTGACATTGCCCTGTTCATCGTTGATGCGGAGGAGGGCGTGGTCGCCCTCGATACCCATATTGCCGGCTACGCGCATGAGAGCCGCCGTTCTGTAGTCCTGGTGGTCAACAAATGGGACGCCATCCAGAAGGGGCCCACTATTACACGCGACTACACGCAGGAACTGCGCCAGCGTATGAAATTCCTGGATTACGCTCCCATTGCGTTTATTTCGGCGTTGAAGGGCCAGCGGCTTCCGAGCCTGTGGGGGTTGATCGCTGACGTGGCTGCGGCCAGGAACCTCCGCATCCCCACCTCACAAATGAACGCCTTCCTGAAAGGGCTTGAGCTCTGGCGGCTTCCCAGCGTGCACGGCCGCCCTTTGCGCATTTACTACCTGACCCAAGCCGCTGTTTCCCCGCCCACCTTCATAGCCTTCACCAATCGCACGGGCAAACTGCACTTTTCCGTCGAGCGGTTTCTGGAAAACCGCATCCGGGAGGAGTTCGGCTTCACGGGCAGCCCGATCGTCATCAAATCACGCTTCCACAAGTAA
- a CDS encoding PIN domain nuclease: protein MASIRVIFIISVVAAGYHLRPFHWSSLVSALVGAVLACAFVVIEMRLRQASLKRLIGAVVGGTLGVMGALVISHLLNLTSLERASISYVQVTLLLLLGYIGIVVGALKGDLLNLAAMGGLFASERQARKSSKILDTSVIIDGRIADICETGFIEGPLILPQFVLRELQLVADSTDPMKRNRGRRGLDVMQRIQKMTSVQVQIVEEDFPQVREVDLKLIELAKKFEGKILTNDFNLNKVAQLQHVPVLNINELANALKPVVLPGEIMRVFILKEGKEYNQGVAYLDDGTMVVVDNAKKMISKTIDISVTSVLQTTAGKMIFGKYENSKQRAEVVQSQE from the coding sequence ATGGCGTCGATTCGAGTCATATTTATTATTTCCGTCGTTGCCGCCGGGTATCACCTGCGCCCTTTTCATTGGTCTTCATTGGTTTCTGCTCTGGTTGGCGCGGTGTTGGCATGTGCGTTCGTCGTTATCGAGATGCGCCTGAGGCAAGCCAGCCTGAAGCGCTTGATTGGCGCTGTGGTGGGCGGGACCCTGGGCGTGATGGGCGCGCTGGTCATCAGCCATCTGCTGAACCTGACTTCGCTCGAAAGAGCATCCATTTCGTACGTCCAGGTCACTCTCCTGCTGTTGCTCGGCTACATCGGTATTGTGGTCGGGGCGCTAAAAGGCGATTTGCTGAACCTGGCGGCAATGGGGGGCCTGTTTGCCTCGGAGCGGCAGGCCAGGAAGAGCAGCAAGATCCTCGACACCAGCGTCATCATCGACGGCCGGATTGCCGACATCTGCGAAACCGGATTTATTGAGGGGCCGCTGATCCTTCCCCAGTTCGTCCTTCGCGAATTGCAGCTGGTGGCTGACTCCACAGACCCCATGAAACGCAACCGCGGCCGGCGGGGCCTGGACGTAATGCAGCGCATCCAGAAAATGACTTCCGTCCAGGTGCAGATTGTGGAAGAGGACTTCCCTCAGGTCCGCGAGGTGGACCTGAAGCTCATCGAACTGGCCAAAAAGTTCGAAGGGAAAATCCTGACCAACGACTTCAATCTGAACAAAGTCGCCCAGCTCCAGCACGTTCCGGTATTGAACATCAACGAACTGGCCAACGCCTTGAAGCCCGTCGTGCTACCCGGAGAAATCATGCGGGTGTTTATCCTCAAGGAGGGCAAGGAATATAACCAGGGAGTTGCCTACCTTGATGATGGAACGATGGTGGTTGTGGACAACGCGAAGAAGATGATCTCCAAAACCATTGACATTTCCGTGACCAGCGTTCTGCAGACGACCGCTGGGAAAATGATTTTCGGGAAATACGAGAACAGTAAACAGCGAGCCGAGGTGGTCCAGTCTCAGGAGTAG
- the ispD gene encoding 2-C-methyl-D-erythritol 4-phosphate cytidylyltransferase encodes MKVLAIIPAAGAGVRMGSETPKQFLSIDDVPIVVHTLRKFNDAGSIDEIYLGLRPEDMERAHVEIQREQFQKPVRLLPGGATRQQTVWLALREAPPGTEIVVVHDAVRPFVTPEMIHLSVEAARKAGAAIFGVPSVDTVKQVERQTILGTIPRERIVLAQTPQAFRFDIIKDACDRAEADTYEGTDEASLVERLGGAVTVLMGSDRNIKITKPSDLPLARLFFAQEHEQAERRAKSLL; translated from the coding sequence ATGAAAGTGTTAGCCATCATTCCCGCTGCGGGCGCGGGCGTCCGCATGGGCAGCGAAACGCCCAAACAGTTCCTTTCCATTGACGACGTGCCGATTGTGGTCCACACCTTGCGAAAATTCAACGACGCCGGCTCGATTGACGAAATCTACCTGGGCCTGCGGCCGGAAGACATGGAACGCGCTCACGTGGAAATCCAGCGCGAGCAGTTTCAAAAGCCTGTCCGCCTGCTTCCCGGCGGCGCAACTCGCCAGCAGACCGTTTGGCTTGCCCTTCGGGAGGCCCCTCCAGGCACCGAGATTGTCGTAGTCCATGACGCTGTGCGGCCTTTCGTAACGCCGGAGATGATCCATCTGTCAGTCGAGGCGGCGCGCAAAGCGGGCGCGGCGATTTTCGGCGTTCCCAGCGTAGATACGGTCAAGCAGGTGGAGCGTCAAACGATTCTGGGAACCATACCCCGCGAACGGATTGTGCTGGCGCAGACACCGCAGGCATTCCGGTTCGACATCATCAAAGACGCCTGTGACCGGGCCGAAGCAGACACCTACGAGGGGACAGACGAGGCCAGCCTGGTGGAACGGCTGGGCGGCGCCGTCACTGTGCTGATGGGCTCGGATCGGAATATTAAAATCACCAAACCTTCGGACTTGCCGCTGGCGCGCCTCTTTTTCGCGCAGGAACACGAACAGGCAGAACGCCGCGCGAAATCGCTCCTGTAA
- a CDS encoding 2-C-methyl-D-erythritol 2,4-cyclodiphosphate synthase gives MREKIVKPGCRHRIGFGNDIHRLAAGRDLILGGVHVPFEMGPVGHSDGDALAHAVCDALLGAAALGDIGRHFPDTSPEWHNAPSLMFLRRAQELLDQAGYRIVNVDSTISLERPKLSPFIPQMKEKLAEALGIEERQMSIKAKTGEGVDAVGRGEAIRADAVALIEPLAAAFPPQKNRRKQARSI, from the coding sequence ATGAGAGAAAAGATTGTGAAACCCGGATGCAGGCACCGAATCGGTTTTGGCAATGACATCCACCGGCTGGCCGCCGGCAGAGATCTTATTCTCGGCGGCGTCCACGTTCCCTTTGAGATGGGCCCGGTGGGGCATTCCGATGGCGATGCCCTGGCCCACGCTGTCTGCGATGCGCTGCTGGGAGCGGCCGCGCTGGGCGACATCGGCCGGCACTTCCCTGACACATCACCCGAGTGGCACAATGCCCCGAGTTTGATGTTCCTGCGCCGCGCGCAGGAATTGCTTGACCAGGCCGGCTATCGGATTGTCAACGTTGATTCCACCATCAGCCTGGAGCGCCCCAAACTTTCGCCGTTTATCCCCCAAATGAAAGAGAAGCTGGCCGAGGCCCTCGGGATCGAGGAACGCCAGATGAGCATCAAGGCAAAGACCGGCGAAGGTGTTGACGCCGTGGGCAGGGGAGAAGCTATCCGCGCCGACGCTGTGGCCCTGATCGAGCCGCTGGCGGCAGCATTCCCTCCGCAGAAAAACAGGCGCAAACAGGCACGTTCCATATAG
- a CDS encoding CBS domain-containing protein, which yields MTVSTLIESRGEVFSIAEATTVHAAARYLREKQVRAVAVCDGHEKVVGVVSQSDISDKVAAENKYPEQVCASEIMSTRLVAVSPQESIEECFELMEKYGIYHLLVIAEGGSYRGMISTQDLLKVIAFQNKALADCLEDYIVGRR from the coding sequence ATGACGGTTTCAACCTTGATCGAATCACGAGGGGAAGTTTTCTCGATTGCTGAAGCGACCACCGTTCATGCAGCAGCTCGCTACCTCCGGGAAAAGCAGGTTCGCGCCGTGGCGGTTTGCGACGGCCATGAAAAAGTAGTCGGCGTGGTGTCACAGAGCGATATCTCTGACAAAGTTGCCGCTGAGAATAAATATCCTGAACAGGTCTGCGCATCCGAGATCATGAGCACCCGCCTGGTTGCCGTCTCTCCGCAGGAGTCGATCGAAGAATGCTTCGAGTTGATGGAAAAGTACGGCATTTACCACCTGCTGGTGATTGCCGAGGGCGGCAGCTATCGAGGGATGATTTCGACCCAGGACTTGCTGAAGGTCATTGCGTTCCAAAACAAGGCCCTCGCCGATTGCCTGGAAGACTACATCGTGGGCAGGCGTTAG
- a CDS encoding glycerol-3-phosphate dehydrogenase, whose protein sequence is MTQGHEPMQRDPHALAETQFDLVIIGGGINGASTAREAALRGMKVALVEARDFAAATSSRSSKLIHGGLRYLDQFEFRLVHEARRERRLLRKLAPHLAWPVPFLFPIYRGDPYSPLKVRLGLSIYDLLGNLGTADRHQTLSKEEMLRRVPLLEPDGLREGALYHDSLTDDARLTIENIVDAAAHGAAVANYTEVRSFMLETHKGNGKPAITRAELEDRRTGQRIEISSRFWVNATGPWVDQVRALLPGYDGSKTVRLTKGTHIVIPPVAGDFAMFAAILPGKRIFVMMPWHNHALLGTTDTDYDSDPGQVRPDLQDVEYLLRAVNRVLRQPLQTSDVVGAYAGLRALAIQPGASPSENTREYRFHQDPWAVNLITVCGGKLTTSRSLGEKLVDQVVTNIPGSSPPEWTEHPTRNTPLPGGHTDDFENYCSDATENAVRLFDIPREAAGRIVRTYGTRWQEVLGPIRSDRKLAETLPGTSDCLGAEAAFAVEQEMACQIDDFLLRRSGLNWYAADALREALPAVAEIFAQRLGWDPARREAAVDKFRRSRYFSFETVN, encoded by the coding sequence ATGACTCAGGGACACGAACCTATGCAAAGGGACCCGCATGCGCTGGCGGAAACGCAATTCGACCTGGTCATCATCGGGGGCGGCATCAACGGAGCGTCTACGGCGCGCGAGGCTGCGCTGCGCGGTATGAAAGTGGCACTGGTGGAGGCGCGAGATTTCGCGGCAGCCACCTCCAGCCGCTCATCAAAACTGATCCACGGCGGGCTGCGATACCTCGACCAATTCGAATTCCGGCTGGTGCACGAGGCCCGGCGCGAACGGCGGCTGCTCCGCAAGCTGGCACCCCACCTGGCGTGGCCGGTGCCGTTTCTTTTTCCCATCTATCGCGGCGATCCCTATTCACCGCTGAAGGTCCGGCTGGGGCTGAGCATTTATGACCTGCTGGGAAATCTGGGAACGGCGGACCGCCACCAGACGCTGAGCAAAGAGGAGATGCTGCGGCGTGTTCCGCTGCTCGAGCCCGATGGCTTGCGCGAGGGCGCGCTCTACCACGACTCCCTGACGGACGACGCGCGGCTGACCATCGAAAACATAGTGGACGCCGCCGCCCATGGGGCCGCGGTCGCCAACTACACGGAAGTTCGCAGCTTCATGCTGGAAACCCATAAAGGGAATGGGAAACCGGCCATAACCAGGGCTGAACTGGAAGACCGCCGGACGGGCCAACGGATTGAAATCTCATCACGATTCTGGGTGAACGCCACGGGCCCCTGGGTAGACCAAGTTCGGGCGCTGCTGCCGGGCTATGATGGCTCAAAAACCGTCCGGCTCACCAAGGGCACGCACATTGTGATTCCGCCCGTTGCGGGTGACTTCGCCATGTTCGCGGCTATTCTGCCCGGCAAACGCATTTTTGTAATGATGCCATGGCACAACCATGCGCTGCTGGGAACTACGGATACCGACTACGACAGTGATCCGGGCCAGGTGCGGCCGGACCTCCAGGACGTTGAATACCTGCTGCGCGCGGTGAATCGGGTGCTGCGCCAACCGCTCCAGACAAGTGATGTGGTCGGAGCGTATGCAGGGCTGCGAGCGCTGGCCATCCAGCCCGGCGCAAGCCCCTCGGAAAATACACGGGAGTATCGCTTTCATCAGGACCCCTGGGCCGTTAATCTGATCACGGTTTGCGGAGGCAAGCTGACCACGTCGCGCTCGCTGGGAGAAAAACTCGTCGACCAGGTGGTTACCAATATTCCCGGCAGCTCTCCGCCCGAGTGGACGGAGCATCCAACGCGCAATACCCCGCTCCCCGGCGGCCATACGGATGATTTCGAAAACTATTGCAGCGATGCAACGGAGAACGCTGTGCGGCTGTTCGATATACCGCGCGAAGCTGCGGGGCGCATCGTGAGAACTTACGGGACCCGCTGGCAGGAGGTGCTTGGGCCCATCCGGTCTGACCGCAAGTTGGCCGAAACGCTTCCCGGCACCAGCGACTGCCTTGGCGCAGAAGCCGCTTTTGCGGTCGAGCAGGAAATGGCCTGCCAGATTGATGACTTTCTCCTGCGCCGCTCGGGTTTGAACTGGTACGCCGCCGATGCGCTGCGGGAAGCGCTGCCGGCAGTGGCGGAGATTTTTGCCCAACGGCTGGGATGGGACCCGGCCCGGCGCGAGGCCGCCGTCGATAAATTCCGGAGGTCAAGGTATTTCAGCTTTGAAACCGTAAATTGA
- a CDS encoding acylphosphatase, whose protein sequence is MEPVAHVEAPLKKTARKYVVIGRVQGVGFRFFAENWANHLGLSGYVKNCADGSVEAYAVGETAALEEFRARLAAGPPSARVDQIQEIEEQVQRSYRRFVIESDW, encoded by the coding sequence ATTGAACCTGTTGCGCACGTTGAGGCTCCTTTGAAGAAAACAGCCAGAAAATACGTGGTGATCGGGCGCGTACAGGGGGTGGGTTTCCGGTTCTTTGCCGAGAACTGGGCAAACCATCTGGGGCTGTCAGGGTATGTTAAGAATTGCGCGGACGGTTCCGTGGAAGCCTACGCAGTTGGCGAGACGGCAGCGCTCGAAGAATTCAGGGCCCGCCTGGCGGCAGGTCCGCCCAGCGCGCGTGTCGATCAGATCCAGGAAATTGAAGAGCAGGTGCAACGCAGCTACAGGCGTTTTGTCATTGAAAGCGACTGGTAG
- a CDS encoding adenine phosphoribosyltransferase has protein sequence MDNFKALIREVPDFPKPGILFYDITTLLKDPVGLHAAVDSLADHYVGQVIDRVVGIEARGFIFAPMVAYRLNAGFVPVRKPKKLPAETARVEYSLEYGKDTLEVHRDAIGKDQRVLIIDDLLATGGTAAAVAQLVESLGGIVAGLGFLIELEFLKGKEKLTKYDLHSVLKY, from the coding sequence GTGGATAATTTCAAGGCGCTGATCCGAGAGGTCCCGGATTTTCCCAAACCGGGAATTCTGTTTTACGACATCACAACCCTGCTGAAGGACCCGGTGGGTCTGCACGCGGCTGTAGATTCATTGGCTGATCATTACGTGGGCCAGGTAATTGACCGCGTGGTGGGAATTGAGGCGAGGGGCTTTATCTTTGCTCCTATGGTGGCCTATCGGCTGAATGCCGGGTTCGTTCCCGTGCGCAAGCCGAAAAAGCTTCCCGCTGAAACGGCGCGGGTGGAATACAGCCTGGAATATGGAAAGGACACCCTGGAAGTCCACCGTGACGCCATCGGCAAAGATCAGCGGGTGCTGATCATCGACGACCTGCTGGCCACCGGCGGCACCGCTGCGGCAGTCGCCCAGCTTGTGGAATCACTGGGTGGCATTGTAGCGGGCCTGGGGTTTTTAATTGAGCTCGAATTCTTGAAGGGAAAAGAGAAGCTCACAAAATACGATTTGCATTCGGTGTTGAAGTATTAG
- a CDS encoding glutaredoxin has protein sequence MGILGDEDAVEIRRRLDAMTAPVKIIHFTQELNLEYGKETRQVLEELAALSDKLSLEVYDFILDKEKVAEYGVNKAPATVIRNGKDYGIRYYGMPAGYEFSTVLDAILDVSKGDSGLGAESKEKLSHLSQPVHLEVFVTPTUPHCPRAVRLAHQFAMESENITADCIEATEFPDLVSKYSVYAVPKTVINEGQALEGSMPENYFLDTIMAALQSPDEGVKA, from the coding sequence ATGGGGATCCTCGGTGACGAAGACGCGGTTGAAATCCGACGTCGGCTGGATGCGATGACGGCTCCCGTCAAAATCATTCACTTTACACAGGAGCTGAACCTGGAGTACGGGAAGGAAACTCGCCAGGTCCTCGAGGAGCTTGCCGCGTTGTCCGACAAGCTGTCGCTCGAAGTCTACGACTTTATCCTTGATAAGGAGAAAGTTGCCGAATATGGAGTAAACAAGGCGCCCGCCACGGTGATCCGCAATGGGAAGGATTATGGCATCCGGTATTACGGCATGCCCGCCGGGTATGAATTCTCAACCGTGCTTGACGCCATCCTCGACGTTTCAAAAGGCGACTCGGGCCTGGGCGCGGAGAGCAAGGAAAAACTTTCTCACTTGAGCCAGCCCGTCCATCTGGAGGTTTTTGTCACCCCCACGTGACCGCACTGTCCCCGGGCGGTGCGCCTGGCTCACCAGTTTGCAATGGAAAGCGAGAACATCACAGCCGACTGCATCGAGGCCACCGAGTTTCCCGATCTGGTCTCAAAATACAGCGTCTACGCTGTCCCCAAGACGGTGATCAACGAAGGGCAGGCGCTGGAAGGCTCCATGCCGGAAAACTATTTTCTTGATACCATCATGGCGGCCTTGCAGTCGCCGGACGAGGGCGTCAAGGCATGA